The Chloracidobacterium sp. genome window below encodes:
- the groL gene encoding chaperonin GroEL (60 kDa chaperone family; promotes refolding of misfolded polypeptides especially under stressful conditions; forms two stacked rings of heptamers to form a barrel-shaped 14mer; ends can be capped by GroES; misfolded proteins enter the barrel where they are refolded when GroES binds), with protein MAKQIIHGEDSRQAILRGVNQLAEAVKVTLGPKGRNVVIEKKFGSPTITKDGVTVAKEIELKDALENAGAQMVREVASKTSDVAGDGTTTATVLAHAIFREGARLVAAGHNPMALKRGIDRAVDAAVARIKEMSKPVKGEAIAQVGTISANGDKQIGEIIAEAMKKVGKDGVITVEESKSLETTLEVVEGMQFDRGYLSPYFVTDAERMEATLENAFILIHEKKISAMKDLLPLLEQVARQGKPLLIIAEDVDGEALATLVVNKLRGTLQVCAVKAPGFGDRRKAMLEDIAVLTGGQVISEDLGIKLENVKIEDLGRAKRVTVDKDNTTIVEGAGKPEKIKARVEQIRVQIENTTSDYDREKLQERLAKLVGGVAVIKVGAATETALKEKKARVEDALHATRAAVEEGIVPGGGVALLRAQKALENIELGEEEERFGVQIVRRALEEPLRQIAINAGMEGAVVVNRVASEKSENFGFNAATGEFEDLVKAGVIDPAKVTRTALQNAASIAGLMLTTEALITELPEEKKAGGASAGMSGMGDY; from the coding sequence ATGGCGAAGCAAATCATTCACGGTGAAGACTCGCGGCAGGCCATTTTGCGTGGCGTCAATCAACTGGCGGAAGCTGTCAAGGTTACACTTGGCCCAAAGGGCCGCAACGTTGTGATTGAGAAGAAGTTTGGCAGCCCGACTATCACAAAGGACGGCGTAACAGTTGCCAAGGAAATTGAACTCAAGGACGCGCTGGAGAACGCTGGCGCGCAAATGGTGCGTGAAGTCGCTTCGAAGACCTCGGATGTCGCGGGCGATGGTACGACGACGGCGACGGTGTTGGCGCATGCCATCTTCCGCGAGGGGGCGCGGTTGGTCGCCGCCGGTCACAACCCAATGGCGCTCAAACGCGGGATTGACCGGGCGGTAGACGCGGCTGTGGCGCGCATCAAAGAAATGTCAAAGCCGGTGAAGGGCGAGGCGATCGCTCAGGTCGGTACGATTTCAGCCAACGGCGACAAGCAGATTGGCGAAATCATTGCCGAAGCGATGAAAAAAGTCGGCAAGGATGGCGTCATCACGGTTGAAGAATCGAAGTCGCTTGAAACGACGCTCGAAGTCGTCGAGGGGATGCAGTTTGACCGTGGCTACCTGTCGCCCTACTTTGTGACCGACGCCGAGCGGATGGAAGCGACGCTGGAGAACGCCTTCATCCTCATTCATGAGAAGAAGATCAGCGCGATGAAAGACCTGCTTCCGCTGCTTGAGCAGGTCGCGCGGCAGGGCAAGCCGCTGTTGATCATTGCGGAGGATGTGGACGGCGAAGCGCTGGCGACGCTAGTGGTCAACAAGCTGCGTGGGACGTTGCAGGTCTGTGCGGTCAAAGCGCCGGGCTTTGGCGACCGACGCAAGGCGATGCTCGAAGACATTGCCGTACTCACGGGCGGTCAGGTCATTAGCGAAGACCTCGGCATCAAGCTTGAAAACGTCAAGATTGAAGACCTTGGCCGTGCGAAGCGCGTGACGGTTGACAAGGACAACACGACGATTGTCGAAGGTGCCGGCAAGCCTGAAAAGATCAAGGCCCGTGTCGAACAGATTCGCGTCCAAATTGAGAACACAACGTCCGACTATGACCGTGAGAAGCTCCAAGAACGGCTGGCGAAGCTGGTTGGCGGTGTAGCGGTCATCAAGGTCGGCGCAGCGACGGAAACGGCACTGAAGGAGAAAAAGGCTCGTGTCGAAGACGCGCTGCATGCGACGCGCGCGGCGGTTGAAGAAGGCATCGTGCCGGGTGGCGGCGTCGCGCTCCTGCGGGCGCAGAAGGCGCTTGAAAACATCGAGCTGGGTGAAGAGGAAGAGCGCTTTGGTGTTCAGATTGTCCGCCGGGCGCTTGAAGAGCCGCTCCGCCAGATTGCCATCAACGCCGGCATGGAAGGCGCGGTTGTCGTCAACCGTGTGGCAAGCGAGAAGTCGGAAAACTTCGGCTTCAACGCAGCGACCGGTGAGTTTGAAGACCTTGTCAAGGCCGGCGTCATCGATCCGGCGAAGGTGACGCGCACGGCGCTTCAGAACGCTGCTTCCATTGCGGGCTTGATGCTGACGACGGAGGCGCTCATCACTGAACTGCCTGAAGAGAAGAAGGCTGGTGGCGCTTCAGCGGGCATGTCAGGTATGGGTGACTACTAA
- the mscL gene encoding large-conductance mechanosensitive channel protein MscL — protein sequence MGVFQEFKEFISRGNVIDLAVGVVIGGAFNKIVSSFVEDIIMPPVGLLTSGVNFAEAQLVLRAAEKAGEPVVAIRYGNFIQVVIQFFIVATAIFSVVKTVNRLRRPVPAAPLPEPTTEEKLLTEIRDLLKSR from the coding sequence ATGGGCGTCTTTCAAGAGTTCAAGGAGTTTATTTCGCGCGGCAACGTCATAGATTTGGCTGTCGGCGTCGTCATCGGCGGTGCGTTCAACAAAATTGTGTCGTCGTTTGTTGAGGACATCATAATGCCGCCGGTCGGCCTCTTGACCAGCGGCGTCAACTTCGCTGAGGCGCAGTTGGTGCTCCGAGCAGCGGAAAAGGCTGGTGAGCCGGTCGTCGCCATTAGGTACGGGAACTTCATTCAGGTGGTCATTCAGTTTTTCATTGTGGCTACGGCAATTTTCTCGGTTGTGAAAACTGTCAACCGCCTGCGCCGTCCCGTCCCAGCCGCCCCGCTGCCAGAACCAACCACCGAAGAAAAACTTCTGACGGAAATCCGTGACCTGCTCAAGTCGCGCTAA
- a CDS encoding DUF1361 domain-containing protein has protein sequence MRPLSLCWGRLSLTLGALGLAAAWCIGLVYLRWRLTDSPQYLFLAWNLLLAAIPLGFALWLSRIRRRSVGLAVLAGWLLFFPNAPYVITDFIHLSPSRHTLLWFDVLLLASFAVVALWLGLVSLHLVHEWVAARFSVAAGWFAAIAACPLAGFGVYLGRYGRWNSWDALWRPAALLADVATLVTTPAAARAGGITLGFAGFLLVTYVVWRAHGGSCSVPSDAAARR, from the coding sequence ATGCGACCGCTCTCTCTGTGCTGGGGACGCCTGTCGCTCACCTTGGGCGCACTAGGCTTAGCTGCGGCTTGGTGCATCGGGCTGGTATACCTGCGGTGGCGGCTGACTGACAGCCCACAGTATCTGTTTCTAGCATGGAACCTCCTGCTTGCGGCGATTCCGCTGGGGTTCGCCCTGTGGTTGTCGCGCATTCGCCGAAGAAGTGTTGGGCTGGCGGTGCTGGCCGGATGGCTGCTGTTTTTCCCCAACGCCCCGTACGTCATAACGGACTTCATCCACTTGTCGCCGTCCAGACACACGCTGCTCTGGTTCGACGTGCTACTGCTCGCCTCGTTTGCCGTTGTCGCGCTGTGGCTGGGACTCGTTTCACTGCATCTTGTTCACGAGTGGGTCGCGGCGCGCTTCTCGGTTGCGGCCGGTTGGTTCGCAGCGATTGCGGCTTGTCCGCTTGCCGGGTTCGGCGTCTATCTGGGCCGCTATGGGCGGTGGAACAGTTGGGATGCGCTTTGGCGCCCAGCGGCGTTGTTGGCCGACGTGGCGACGCTGGTGACGACGCCGGCGGCGGCGCGCGCCGGAGGCATAACGCTCGGTTTCGCCGGTTTCCTACTCGTAACGTATGTTGTTTGGCGGGCGCATGGCGGGTCGTGCTCGGTGCCATCCGACGCGGCGGCGCGCCGGTGA
- the alaS gene encoding alanine--tRNA ligase, with product MLTGHDIRHRFLDYFARRGHRIVKSSPVLPPDDTLLFANAGMNQFKDVFTGLETRDYTRAASSQKCIRAGGKHNDLDEVGKTARHHTFFEMLGNFSFGDYFKEEAIAFAWELLLHEFELPLERLWFTVYEDDDEAFALWRKIGAPADRILRFGKKENFWQMGDTGPCGPCSEIHYFLGDDLADNRPEYVNGPGDTTIEIWNLVFMQFERSADGTLKPLPKPSVDTGAGLERLASVLQGKKSNYDTDLILPIIEHIAARAGKDYRYDSADGVSMRIIADHARATAFAVADGIYPGNTGRNYVLRKIMRRAIWHGRRLGIEGAFLHDITAFVVKHMAVAFPELETQSSVIARVVATEEKLFSSTLAAGRKRLDEAFQRAVQGVVSGADAFDLYQTYGLPLDLVAYIAEQRGLRVDEAGFEAALAEERARARESWKGGAAKAVAPAYQAALDGNPTVFRGYDHLTLPDVRIRALIRQGEQVDALREGETGEVVLDETPFYAESGGQVGDTGLLENEGATLRVTDTVAPVTGLIVHRVEVLRGEVRPNDRVTATVDADRRRRTMLNHSATHLLHAALREVLGAHVKQAGSEVAPDKLRFDFTHYAALSADEIAEIERLVNAQIRRNAVLTKREMPLDAAVAAGAIALFGEKYGDVVRVVEVPGFSMELCGGTHVTATGDIGLFKIISESSIAAGVRRIVAVTGEAAFERFQTDERLLGELAVAFRLGDVGDLPAQVEKLQTTLRQAEREIENLKLKLAQQRAEEALAKARTVGDVRVLALETTDLDKTGVRQLAEHLLGKLGRGVVVIGVRNAGKVSLAVRVADALTDRLQAGRLVRELAALVGGGGGGRADFAEAGGKDPAKLPAALEATPGIVERLLG from the coding sequence ATGCTGACTGGACACGACATCCGCCATCGGTTTCTTGATTACTTCGCCCGGCGTGGCCACCGCATCGTGAAAAGTTCGCCGGTGCTGCCGCCGGATGACACATTGCTGTTTGCCAACGCCGGCATGAACCAGTTCAAGGATGTGTTCACGGGGCTGGAAACCCGTGATTACACCCGCGCTGCTTCCTCCCAAAAGTGCATCCGCGCCGGCGGCAAACACAATGATTTGGACGAAGTTGGTAAAACAGCCCGGCATCACACATTTTTTGAAATGCTGGGCAATTTTTCCTTTGGCGACTACTTCAAAGAAGAAGCCATCGCCTTCGCGTGGGAATTACTGCTGCACGAGTTCGAGCTGCCGTTGGAACGGTTGTGGTTCACCGTCTATGAGGACGACGATGAGGCTTTCGCGCTGTGGCGGAAAATCGGAGCGCCCGCCGACCGCATCCTGCGCTTTGGTAAGAAGGAAAACTTCTGGCAAATGGGCGACACTGGCCCCTGCGGCCCCTGTTCGGAAATCCACTACTTTTTAGGCGATGATCTGGCCGACAACCGCCCTGAATACGTCAACGGCCCCGGCGACACCACGATTGAAATCTGGAACTTGGTCTTCATGCAGTTTGAGCGTAGCGCTGACGGGACGCTCAAGCCGCTGCCGAAGCCGTCTGTGGACACCGGCGCCGGACTGGAACGCCTTGCCTCGGTCTTGCAGGGTAAGAAGAGCAACTACGATACTGACCTCATCCTGCCCATCATTGAGCACATTGCCGCCCGCGCCGGAAAAGACTACCGCTACGACAGCGCCGACGGCGTTTCCATGCGCATTATCGCTGACCATGCCCGAGCAACGGCCTTCGCCGTCGCCGACGGCATCTATCCGGGCAACACCGGACGCAACTACGTCCTGCGCAAAATCATGCGCCGCGCCATCTGGCATGGCCGCCGCCTTGGCATTGAAGGTGCTTTTCTGCACGACATCACAGCCTTTGTCGTCAAACACATGGCTGTTGCGTTTCCTGAGCTTGAAACTCAGTCGTCGGTTATCGCCCGCGTCGTCGCCACCGAGGAAAAGTTGTTTTCCTCCACGCTGGCGGCTGGACGCAAGCGACTGGATGAAGCCTTTCAGCGCGCCGTACAGGGTGTGGTGTCCGGGGCGGACGCCTTTGACCTCTACCAAACCTATGGATTGCCGCTGGATTTGGTCGCTTACATTGCCGAACAGCGTGGCTTGCGCGTAGATGAAGCCGGTTTTGAGGCGGCGCTGGCGGAAGAGCGCGCCCGTGCGCGTGAAAGTTGGAAAGGCGGCGCCGCCAAGGCTGTCGCACCGGCCTATCAAGCCGCACTGGACGGCAACCCAACGGTCTTTCGCGGCTACGACCACCTAACGCTCCCCGATGTCCGCATCCGCGCCCTTATCCGTCAGGGTGAGCAGGTGGACGCCCTGCGCGAAGGTGAAACCGGCGAAGTCGTACTGGATGAGACCCCGTTTTATGCAGAGTCCGGCGGTCAAGTTGGTGATACGGGTCTGCTGGAAAACGAGGGGGCGACGTTGCGCGTGACAGATACGGTCGCGCCCGTGACCGGCCTGATCGTCCACCGCGTTGAAGTGCTACGCGGCGAAGTCCGTCCCAACGACCGCGTCACGGCAACGGTGGACGCCGACCGCCGGCGGCGGACGATGCTCAATCACTCGGCGACCCACCTGTTGCACGCCGCGCTACGCGAGGTTCTCGGCGCACATGTCAAACAGGCCGGCAGCGAAGTCGCGCCGGACAAGTTGCGTTTTGACTTTACCCACTACGCGGCGCTGTCGGCCGATGAAATCGCCGAGATTGAACGCCTTGTCAACGCCCAGATTCGGCGCAATGCTGTGCTCACCAAACGCGAAATGCCGCTCGACGCGGCCGTAGCGGCCGGCGCAATAGCCCTATTCGGTGAAAAGTACGGCGATGTGGTGCGCGTTGTTGAAGTACCTGGTTTTTCCATGGAACTCTGCGGTGGGACGCATGTCACCGCGACAGGCGACATTGGGCTGTTCAAAATCATCAGCGAAAGCTCTATCGCCGCCGGCGTCCGGCGCATTGTCGCCGTCACCGGCGAGGCTGCGTTTGAGCGATTTCAAACCGACGAACGCCTTCTGGGCGAGTTGGCGGTGGCGTTTAGACTGGGCGATGTCGGCGACCTGCCGGCTCAAGTGGAAAAACTCCAGACGACGCTACGGCAGGCGGAACGTGAAATCGAAAATCTCAAACTCAAGCTGGCGCAGCAGCGCGCCGAAGAGGCCTTGGCAAAGGCGCGAACCGTGGGTGACGTACGGGTGCTGGCGCTTGAGACGACTGACCTCGACAAGACGGGTGTCCGACAGTTGGCGGAGCATCTGTTAGGCAAGCTGGGGCGCGGCGTGGTGGTGATCGGCGTGCGGAACGCTGGTAAGGTTTCCCTTGCCGTACGGGTCGCTGATGCGCTCACCGACCGACTCCAAGCCGGCCGCCTTGTCCGCGAACTAGCGGCGCTGGTCGGCGGCGGCGGCGGCGGCCGCGCCGACTTTGCGGAAGCGGGCGGCAAGGACCCGGCGAAATTGCCCGCTGCCTTGGAAGCGACGCCGGGGATCGTTGAGCGTCTCCTTGGCTGA
- a CDS encoding MerR family transcriptional regulator: protein MAYSSEGRKTVYTVETPRGKVFIPDKLYFKIGEVCEIVGVEPHVLRYWEQEFPQLAPQKSPAGQRLYRRKDVEIALRIKSLREDEGFTIAGAKKRLSAERAAANRLKVVPMERPAEAGGAVPSGEAATETPPALPPAEVLATLRRVRAGLEEILALLRTEAS, encoded by the coding sequence ATGGCGTACTCTTCCGAAGGTCGAAAAACTGTATATACCGTCGAGACGCCACGCGGAAAGGTTTTCATTCCCGACAAGTTGTACTTCAAAATCGGCGAAGTGTGCGAAATTGTTGGCGTTGAGCCGCATGTTCTCCGCTACTGGGAGCAGGAATTTCCGCAACTCGCGCCGCAGAAGAGCCCCGCTGGACAGCGTTTATATCGGCGTAAAGATGTTGAAATCGCCCTGCGCATCAAGTCCCTACGAGAAGACGAAGGCTTTACCATCGCTGGCGCTAAGAAACGGCTGTCGGCGGAACGCGCCGCCGCCAACCGACTGAAAGTTGTTCCGATGGAGCGTCCAGCCGAGGCAGGAGGCGCTGTCCCGTCCGGCGAAGCCGCAACGGAAACGCCGCCAGCGTTGCCCCCGGCTGAAGTCCTTGCGACGCTGCGGCGGGTTCGCGCCGGTTTGGAAGAGATTCTGGCGCTGCTGCGTACTGAGGCTAGTTAG
- the groES gene encoding co-chaperone GroES has product MAVTIRPLYDRVIVKRVAETEQVRGGIIIPDTAKEKPQEGEVIAVGNGKLRDDGSRTPLDVQVGDRVLFGKYSGSEVKIDGEEFLIMREDEILGIIESAGKGKAAAK; this is encoded by the coding sequence ATGGCTGTGACGATTCGTCCGCTTTATGACCGCGTAATCGTCAAACGTGTCGCCGAAACAGAGCAGGTGCGCGGAGGTATCATCATTCCTGATACAGCCAAGGAGAAGCCACAGGAGGGTGAAGTCATTGCCGTCGGCAACGGGAAGTTGCGCGACGATGGCAGCCGGACACCGCTAGACGTGCAGGTTGGTGACCGCGTTCTGTTCGGTAAGTACTCTGGTTCGGAAGTCAAGATTGACGGTGAAGAGTTCCTCATCATGCGGGAGGATGAGATTCTGGGCATTATTGAGAGCGCGGGTAAAGGGAAAGCTGCAGCCAAGTGA
- the fabF gene encoding beta-ketoacyl-ACP synthase II has protein sequence MNTPPLKKRRVVVTGIGLVTPIGNTREENWQALMAGRSGAGPITRFDASGYDVRFAAEVKNFDPRQYFDAREVKRTAPYIHYAVAAAEEALADSRLDLSRIDRRRCGVYVSSGIGGFNVIEREHARLLDNGPRHISPYFMIAFLVNMAAGYISIRHGLQGPNGATATACAAGVHAIGEAFRIIQRGEADVMVCGGTEGAITPMGVSGFSAAKAMSTRNDDPQRASRPFDAHRDGFLLGEGAGILVLEAYEHAIARGATMYAELVGYGTSGDAYHITAPAPEGDGLYRMMLATLRDAGVAPEQVDYINAHGTSTPYNDKFETIAIKRAFGEHAYRLAVSSTKSMTGHTLGAAGGIEACYSALAVARQVIPPTINYETPDPECDLDYTPNEPRPATLNYVLSNAAGFGGTNGGLLFKRL, from the coding sequence ATGAACACACCCCCCCTGAAAAAAAGACGTGTCGTTGTGACCGGCATTGGTCTTGTCACGCCGATTGGCAACACACGTGAGGAAAACTGGCAGGCGTTGATGGCTGGTCGTTCCGGGGCCGGGCCGATCACCCGCTTCGACGCGAGCGGTTATGACGTTCGTTTCGCGGCGGAAGTCAAGAACTTTGATCCGCGCCAGTACTTCGATGCGCGTGAGGTCAAACGAACCGCTCCGTACATCCACTACGCTGTCGCCGCCGCCGAAGAGGCGTTGGCGGACAGTCGGCTGGATTTATCCCGAATTGACCGCCGACGGTGCGGCGTTTATGTCAGCAGCGGCATCGGCGGCTTCAACGTCATCGAGCGTGAACACGCTCGCCTGCTGGACAATGGCCCGCGGCATATCTCGCCGTACTTCATGATTGCTTTTCTGGTCAACATGGCTGCGGGTTACATTTCGATCCGGCATGGCCTGCAGGGGCCAAACGGCGCCACAGCGACGGCTTGTGCGGCCGGTGTCCACGCCATCGGCGAGGCGTTCCGCATCATTCAGCGCGGCGAAGCCGATGTCATGGTGTGCGGTGGGACGGAAGGCGCCATTACGCCGATGGGCGTCAGCGGCTTTTCGGCTGCAAAGGCGATGTCCACCCGCAACGATGATCCACAACGCGCCTCGCGCCCCTTTGATGCGCATCGAGATGGTTTTTTGCTGGGCGAAGGCGCAGGCATCTTGGTGCTTGAGGCCTATGAGCATGCCATCGCGCGTGGGGCGACGATGTACGCCGAGTTAGTCGGTTATGGCACAAGCGGCGACGCTTACCACATTACCGCGCCGGCGCCGGAGGGCGACGGTCTGTACCGGATGATGCTTGCTACTCTCCGGGACGCTGGCGTCGCCCCGGAACAAGTGGATTACATCAATGCGCACGGCACTTCAACGCCGTACAACGACAAATTTGAAACCATCGCCATCAAGCGGGCGTTCGGGGAACATGCCTACCGGCTGGCCGTCAGCTCCACGAAGTCTATGACCGGTCACACGCTTGGCGCGGCGGGCGGGATTGAGGCCTGCTACAGTGCGCTAGCAGTAGCGCGGCAGGTGATTCCGCCGACCATTAACTATGAGACGCCCGATCCTGAATGCGACCTGGATTACACGCCAAATGAGCCGCGTCCGGCGACGCTCAACTATGTGCTGTCTAATGCAGCCGGGTTCGGCGGCACCAACGGCGGCTTGCTGTTCAAGCGCCTGTAG
- the tldD gene encoding metalloprotease TldD produces MSHDAITFFLTRYGLTTNDLNALLDAALEAGGDYADLYFEYSRTNSLNLEERLIKTANRAVTQGVGVRVIVGEKTGYAYTDDITPASIRQAAQTAACIARDANRTVAPVAVAARAAAHDLYPLDAPVSETPIERKIELLRDIDERCYAADRRIQKVQVSLADEWKVVMVAASDGTLAGDIQPLARLSVTCIADQDGELRAGRAGGGGRRGFDMFAEGDLAPEALAREAVRLAVLQFDAVEAPAGPMEVVLGPGWPGILLHEAVGHGLEADFNRKKTSAFSDLIGRRVASEACTIVDDGTLPGRRGSLNMDDEGHPTSCTVLIEKGILRGYINDYLNAKLLGVPRTGNGRRESYRHIPMPRMTNTYMLAGTETPEDIIRSVKRGLYAVQFGGGQVDITSGKFVFSASEAYLIEDGRITAPVKDATLIGHGPDVLTKVTAVGCDLALDLGVGTCGKDGQSVPVGVGLPTIKISEMTVGGTQR; encoded by the coding sequence ATGAGCCACGACGCGATCACCTTCTTTCTGACCCGCTATGGACTGACCACAAACGACCTGAACGCCCTGCTGGACGCAGCGCTGGAGGCCGGCGGCGATTACGCCGATCTGTACTTTGAATACAGCCGCACCAACTCGCTGAATCTAGAGGAACGGCTCATCAAAACAGCCAATCGGGCAGTGACGCAGGGCGTCGGGGTGCGCGTCATCGTCGGCGAAAAAACCGGCTACGCCTACACCGACGACATCACGCCGGCAAGCATTCGGCAGGCGGCCCAGACGGCTGCCTGTATCGCCCGCGACGCCAACCGCACGGTAGCCCCGGTCGCTGTTGCTGCGCGCGCCGCCGCGCACGACCTGTATCCGCTGGACGCGCCGGTGAGCGAAACGCCGATTGAACGCAAAATTGAACTGCTGCGGGACATTGACGAACGATGTTACGCCGCCGACCGCCGGATTCAGAAAGTGCAAGTCAGTTTGGCTGACGAGTGGAAGGTGGTCATGGTCGCGGCAAGCGATGGGACGCTGGCCGGCGACATTCAACCTCTCGCCCGCCTCAGTGTGACATGCATTGCCGATCAGGACGGCGAACTGCGCGCCGGCCGCGCTGGCGGCGGCGGGCGGCGTGGGTTTGACATGTTTGCGGAAGGCGACCTTGCGCCGGAGGCGCTGGCACGCGAAGCCGTTCGGTTAGCGGTGTTGCAGTTTGACGCCGTTGAGGCTCCGGCCGGCCCAATGGAAGTGGTGCTGGGGCCGGGCTGGCCTGGTATTCTGCTGCACGAAGCCGTTGGGCATGGCCTTGAAGCCGATTTTAACCGCAAGAAGACTTCGGCCTTTTCCGACCTCATTGGCCGGCGGGTGGCGAGCGAAGCCTGTACGATTGTGGATGACGGCACGCTGCCCGGCCGTCGTGGGTCGCTCAATATGGACGACGAAGGCCACCCGACTTCGTGTACCGTGCTGATTGAGAAGGGCATTCTGCGCGGCTACATCAACGACTATTTGAACGCCAAGCTGCTGGGCGTCCCGCGGACGGGCAATGGCCGGCGTGAAAGCTACCGCCACATACCGATGCCGCGCATGACGAACACCTACATGCTGGCCGGAACGGAAACGCCGGAGGACATCATTCGCAGCGTGAAACGGGGCCTCTACGCCGTCCAGTTCGGCGGCGGGCAGGTGGACATCACCAGCGGCAAGTTTGTGTTCTCGGCCAGTGAAGCGTACCTGATTGAAGACGGGCGTATCACCGCGCCGGTCAAGGATGCGACGCTCATCGGACACGGCCCGGATGTCCTGACGAAAGTCACCGCCGTCGGGTGCGACTTGGCGCTCGATTTGGGCGTCGGTACGTGCGGGAAGGACGGACAGAGTGTGCCGGTCGGCGTTGGTCTGCCGACCATCAAAATTTCGGAGATGACAGTCGGCGGTACCCAGCGGTAA
- a CDS encoding D-alanyl-D-alanine carboxypeptidase, protein MKSPVLKYPFRVMLVLWGVCGFLTAPLWAQQRPRVLTNDDLRQSPRVWAVRSEARGNAGGPAAPAEEVQPPPTPLTLPELVTARLLSFSRSVQTHGIYFEALDGTPVLNINENVLYNPASVTKVMTSMAALEALGVDYRYVTRIGYTGAIDWATGTLMGDLVISGENDPSFATESLFLIGEKLREIGVRHVQGNIRIGSGVLLNMRSQPAVIGHEILVALDRSRWTPRTEALWNAVRSLKAFSQITDYQGISIKPGNALADDYTTPRRPLLEYRSSPLLKILKTINAYSHNEMTHVVGARVGGAAGVRRYLIEKVGIPPQEVYLQTTSGLGHNAITPRATVKLMRYAVNWLGKRKISLGELLPIAGIDSGTLQRRFTSPDLVGTVIGKTGTLSSTSALAGIVYTQKRGLLFFAILERGSPHNLRPLQEEIISMVAADSGGALPLALGSEMSPSLCEDAVVAESAAVRTAALVR, encoded by the coding sequence ATGAAGAGTCCGGTCTTGAAGTACCCATTCCGAGTAATGCTTGTCCTGTGGGGTGTTTGCGGCTTCCTAACTGCCCCGCTGTGGGCGCAGCAGCGTCCTCGCGTCCTGACCAATGACGACCTGCGACAATCGCCGAGGGTGTGGGCAGTGCGCAGCGAAGCCCGTGGCAATGCCGGCGGCCCGGCGGCACCGGCGGAGGAGGTTCAGCCGCCGCCAACCCCGCTGACCCTGCCGGAGTTGGTCACGGCGCGGCTGTTGAGCTTTTCGCGGTCGGTGCAGACGCACGGCATTTACTTTGAGGCGTTGGACGGCACGCCGGTGCTTAACATCAATGAGAACGTGCTGTACAACCCAGCGTCGGTGACCAAGGTAATGACCTCGATGGCGGCGCTGGAGGCGTTGGGTGTGGACTACCGCTACGTGACGCGGATTGGCTACACCGGTGCGATAGACTGGGCGACGGGGACGTTGATGGGCGATTTGGTCATCAGCGGGGAAAATGACCCGTCGTTTGCGACGGAAAGTCTCTTTCTGATCGGCGAAAAGCTGCGTGAAATTGGCGTGCGTCACGTTCAGGGCAACATTCGGATTGGGTCGGGCGTGTTACTCAACATGCGGTCGCAGCCGGCCGTGATTGGTCATGAAATTCTTGTCGCCTTGGATCGGAGCCGCTGGACGCCAAGAACAGAGGCCCTCTGGAACGCCGTGCGAAGTCTCAAAGCGTTCAGCCAGATAACGGACTATCAGGGCATTTCGATTAAACCTGGCAATGCGCTCGCCGACGACTACACAACGCCCCGCCGACCATTGCTGGAGTATCGTTCCTCGCCGCTGCTGAAGATTCTCAAGACCATCAACGCCTACAGCCACAATGAGATGACGCATGTGGTCGGCGCACGGGTGGGCGGCGCGGCGGGCGTCCGGCGATACTTGATTGAGAAGGTTGGCATTCCGCCGCAGGAAGTGTACTTACAGACGACTTCCGGGCTTGGCCACAACGCCATTACGCCGCGCGCGACGGTCAAGCTGATGCGGTACGCCGTCAACTGGCTCGGAAAACGCAAAATCTCGCTAGGCGAGCTGTTGCCGATTGCCGGGATTGACAGTGGAACATTACAGCGCCGCTTCACCAGTCCTGACTTGGTGGGGACGGTCATTGGTAAGACGGGCACGTTGTCTTCGACAAGCGCGTTGGCGGGCATTGTGTACACGCAAAAGCGTGGGCTGTTGTTTTTCGCCATTTTGGAGCGCGGCTCGCCGCACAACTTGCGTCCATTGCAGGAGGAGATCATCTCGATGGTAGCAGCCGATAGCGGCGGAGCGTTGCCGTTGGCGTTAGGTTCGGAAATGTCGCCGTCGTTGTGTGAGGACGCTGTTGTCGCAGAAAGCGCTGCCGTACGAACGGCTGCGTTGGTTCGCTAA